A DNA window from candidate division KSB1 bacterium contains the following coding sequences:
- a CDS encoding TlpA family protein disulfide reductase produces the protein MTKFKATLFYFSVIFLLLWSQANAQSCSNYCRTHNHSTTSKIDLGYSGRNYCSEFSACSIDRDLSGATGEELQRYKTEKTQDGETFSDWTAPDFTLPTTTGDRVSLSDYRGQLVALIFMSGHCSHCFDTHNILPDLQDKYASKGLAILPVYINSGSVEGVRSWSKEMNLNYPLLVSQSTDISRLYDSRMVPSFFLIDREGKITKKFVGYKSKSTLDRAFAELVNSRS, from the coding sequence ATGACTAAGTTCAAGGCCACTCTATTCTATTTCAGCGTTATTTTTTTACTGTTGTGGAGTCAAGCAAACGCACAGTCGTGTAGCAACTATTGCAGAACCCACAATCATAGTACAACCAGCAAAATAGATCTTGGCTACTCTGGAAGGAACTATTGTTCTGAATTCAGCGCCTGTTCAATAGACCGTGACTTGAGTGGTGCCACCGGTGAAGAGCTCCAACGCTACAAAACGGAAAAAACCCAGGATGGCGAGACCTTTTCGGATTGGACAGCTCCCGATTTTACATTACCAACCACCACAGGCGACCGAGTGTCGCTTTCCGATTACCGAGGTCAACTCGTGGCGTTGATTTTCATGTCAGGTCACTGCTCGCACTGCTTTGACACCCATAACATCTTACCAGATTTGCAAGACAAGTATGCTTCTAAAGGATTGGCGATCCTGCCCGTTTATATCAATAGCGGGTCGGTTGAGGGTGTCCGCAGTTGGAGTAAAGAGATGAATTTAAACTATCCGCTTCTGGTCTCTCAGAGCACTGATATTTCCAGACTTTATGACAGCAGAATGGTGCCATCCTTCTTTCTGATTGATCGAGAGGGAAAGATAACAAAAAAGTTCGTTGGCTATAAAAGCAAATCCACTCTGGACCGGGCGTTTGCAGAATTGGTTAATTCGAGAAGTTGA